Below is a window of Nitrospira sp. DNA.
CTTGCGGCTGGGGAAGAAGGCCTATCGCCTGATCAGCAGCTTTTTGCCCGAACTGTCCGCCATTAGCAGCCGGCTCAATGTCCTCGACTTCTATCAGTCCGATCTCGTGATGTATGAGATGGATCTGTCGCAGGGCGCGATCCTCGAGAAAGGCCACGTCTACCTGGTCCCCCTCCTGGAACAACTGGAACTTCCTGCCACGCTTCGTGCCCGGGCCAATCCCAAGAGCACGACTGGACGGCTGGATGTCTTCACCCGCGTGGTCACGGATTTGAACGCAGGCTTCGATGAGATCCGGGCTGGGTATCGAGGGCCGCTCTACCTGGAAGTCGTCCCCCGCTCATTCGCCATCAAAGTCCGCACAGGCGACTCATTGAATCAAATCCGCTTCGTCCGTGGCGATGCCACGGTCTCGGACGCCGCCTTACAAAAATTGCATACCACCGACCCGCTCCTCTACCGCAACGCCTCCCCCCCGAAGGCGCTTCCTCAACAGGAATTCCGCACGGAGCGCGGCCTGTTCTTGCGGATTGATCTCACTGGCAGCGCACACGACGATGCGGTGATCGGGTACCGGGCGAAAAAAAACAGTCACGTCATCGACCTGGCAAAGATCGGGCATTATGCGGCACTCGACTTCTGGGAGCCCTTAAAACGACACCGGCACGACAGTCTTCTCCTGGAACCGGAAGAGTTTTACATCCTGGCCTCCAAGGAGCGGATACGAGTCCCACCCGGCTATGCCGCTGAAATGGTCGCCTATGAAGCGGCTTGCGGCGAACTCCGCACCCACTATGCCGGGTTCTTCGATCCCGGCTTCGGCTATGGGGACGGCAAAATGCGGGGCACCCAGGTGGTCTTGGAGGTGCGTCCCCATGACGTCCCATTCCTCATTCACGACGGGCAAACCTTCTTCAAAGTAGTGTATGATCAGATGTTGGCCATGCCGACAGAAGTATATGGCACGGCACTCGGCTCGTCGTACCAACGGCAAGCCCTCACCCTCAGCAAGCATTTTAAGGCCTGATCATGGCACCACCCAGCGATCTTCCTGAAGCGTCGACACGTCCGTCCCGACCCCATTTGAACCAGGAGAGGCCGGACGAGGAAAGCCATTCCGATCGGCAGGCTCATGTCATCGGAATGATGATCGGCACGGCCTTGATGTTCATCGGCTTTCTCGACGTCTTCCTATCGATCAGCGGTGGGTTCGAAATCAACGTGGTGCCGCTGCTGATCTACTTCGGCGGCATCGCGGTCTGGGCGAATGCCGTGGTCGAGAACCCGACCATCCGCTATTCCCTCATGGCGGGCGCCGTGCTGATCAGTCTGGCGTTTTTCCACTATGGCGAGGTCCTCTTCTGGCACAAGCAAGTCGTCTTCTGGTCCACGGTCGGAGTGGTCATGTACTTCATGTTCAAAGACACCAAGCCGATGACCTGAATGGTCCCTCGTGGCGCCGGTGACCACGCCCTTGCTTCTTGCCCGATGACCATCGCCGTCATCATCCCGGTTCTCAACGAAGCCCGCTGCATCGGGCAGACACTCGCCCACACTGTCAGGCTAGGATTCGATGAGCTGGTGATCGTCGATGGCGGGAGTGTCGATACGACCTGCGCGATCGTCGAATCGTTCGCCGGACTCGATCCGTTTGCCACCGAACATATCTCGCCACAATCAGCGACCCGCGTTCGCCTACTGACGGCGCCACCCGGGCGCGCACGCCAACTCAACGCAGGAGCCGCCGCCAGCCGTTGTGACGTCCTGCTGTTCCTGCATGCCGATACGCAGCTTCCGGCAAATGCGCGACAGACCGTCTCGACGGCCCTGTCCGACCAAGCCCGCATCGGCGGGCGGTTCAATGTGCGCTTCGACTCTCCGTGCCTGATGGCTCAGGTCATCGCCACCTTGATGAATCTTCGATCCCGACTCAGCGGCATTGCCACCGGCGACCAGGCCATCTTCGTGCGGCGCGACGTTTTCGAGCGCATCGGACGGTTTGCCGATATCCCCCTGATGGAAGACATCGAGTTTACAGGGCGACTACACCGAGCCGGGCCGGTCGTGCCCCTGTCTGAGACGGTCGTGACCGCCTTTCGCCGGTGGGAGCACAACGGCCCACTGCGCACAATTTTGTTGATGTGGACCCTTCGCTTCCTGTACTGGATCGGCATCAGCCCGCATCGGCTCCAACATTTTTATGGCATGGTGAGATAAATTCATGCGTGTTCGACCGACAGAGCGACAGCAACCAGCCTCGACAGCCCTGGTCATCTTTGCGAAAGCCCCGATCCCGGGGCAGGTCAAGACCAGACTATGCCCCGCACTGACCGAGGATGAGGCCGCCACCCTACACGGCAGTTTTGTGCTCGACACGCTCGAGCGGACCAAAGCCGCCATGGGCAAGTTCAAGCTTCAGATCGATCGTTACCTGGCTTGCGCCCCGTCAAGCAGCCATGCGTTTTTCCGGATCATGGAAGCCCGCCATGGTGTCACCCTGTTGGACCAGGAAGGGGAAGATCTTGGCGCACGGATGCAACAGGCCTTCGACACCTTGTTTGCTCGCGGCTATCGGCACGTCTGTGTGGTGGGAACGGACGTCCCTTCGCTGCCCTTGACCCACTATCGGGATGCCGTGGCATCCCTCACTCGCCATGATCTCGTTCTGGGTCCGGCCCAGGATGGCGGCTATTACCTGATCGGGATGACGAGGCCGCATCCCCACCTATTCAGAGACATGCCCTGGTCAACGGATCAGGTGCTGGCACTCACGCAACAGAAGGCCACGGCCGAGGGATTGAACATCGCGCAGCTTCCGACCTGGTCCGACGTCGATACCATCGACGATCTTCAACAGATGATTGAGGACTGCGCAGCAGACAAGACACGGCCCAAACAGGACCGTGTCTATTCAATGCGGACGACCGATGCCTTGGAATTGCTCGCCAAACGTCTGCGAACTCGCCAGACCTAAGGGAGACTCACATGCCCAACCACGTAGCCCTGATCACGGGCGGAGCCAAAGGTATCGGCCGCGCCATCGCCCTCGATTTGGCCGGCCAAGGCTGGTCCGTCGCAATTTGTTACCGCACCAGCGCGGCCGCCGCACAGGAGACCAGTGCGGCAATTGTAGCTCGTGGTGGTCAAGCTTTGGCCGTCCAATGCGACGTGTCTGATCCGCAAGCCGCACAACAGCTGGTCGCGCACGTCGAAACCCAGTGGGGACGCATCGATGCCCTCATCAATGGAGCCGGCCCATACCATCGCGTGAACCTCTTTGATGAAACGGCGGCAGGCTGGCGGGAAATGTTCGACGGCAACCTCCATCCGATTTTTTATCTCGGGCAAGCCGTCGCTCCCGGCATGAAGGCACGAAAGTTCGGACGCATCATCAATTTCAGCATGGCCAATGCCGATCAAATGGTGGCACAGCCGGAAGTGACCGGGCACTATATCGCCAAAGCCGGCGTATTGATCCTCACACGCACCTTGGCCAAACTGCTCGCGCCGTACGGGATTACGGTCAACGCCATTTCTCCAGGCTTTATCGATTCCGGGAGCGCACCGCCGGAGGAACTTGCGGGCGTGGTCAAACGGATTCCTGCCGGATATGTCGGGAGTGTGAAAGACACAGTCGGCGCGGTACGCTACTTACTGAGCGAAGAGGCGCGCTATGTGAACGGCGCCAATCTGCATCTTAGCGGGGCGTGGGGGATTTAACCGGGCACCGTCACTTGGCGAAGAAGAGAATGGCCGCGATGATGGCGGCCATCGCATAACTTTTGGGGTCCTTGACCGCAAACACCACCGGATCGTCATCCATTTGGCTTCGATAGGCCAGCATCCAGACCCGACTGATCCAATACAACATCACCGGGCACACCAGCCACAACACATCCGCGTGCGTATACAGCAGAAGGACCTCTTTACTGCTGATATACAGCGCCAACACCAACACCGCCAAAAGCCCACTGGCCGTTCCAATACTGGACACGTGCTCCAGATCCGTCACCCAATACCCGCGCCCATGCAACCCCTTACCTTCGGTTTGGCTCATGAGCCGCAATTCCGTGAACCGTTTCACCAACGCCAGACTCAGGAAGAGAAACAGCGAGAAGGTCAACAACCAATGCGACGGCGCAACCCCGGTCGCGGCCCCGCCCCCGTAGACACGCACGGTATACAACTGCGCCAAGACGATCACATCCAATAGCACGAATTGTTTCAGGTAGAACGAGTAGCCAGTAGTCAACACCAGGTACCCTGCCAGCACGAGCAGGAACAATGGGGGAAGCGCAACGGCCAACAGGACGCCCCCGACGAGACAAACCGCAGCCAAGGTGAGACCAAACGGGATCGACAGACTGCCGGAGGCAAACGGCCGATTTCTTTTCCTCGGGTGCCGACGATCGGACTCCAGATCGAGACAATCGTTGATGATGTACACCGAGGAGGCACACAAACTGAAAGCGAGAAAGGCCAGCCCCGCCTGCAGCATCAACCGACCGTTGATCAGTTGATGGGAGGCCAGCACCGGAACAAACACCAACACGTTCTTGGCCCACTGATGGACACGCAACGCCTTGGCGACCGACTTTGCCCATTTCGCCGGCGAGTTGAAGACACGGCTGACCGTCGTCAACGTACGAGCGCGACTTTCAACGGCGGCTGACGCATTGACGACAATCGCCTCGCTGGCCTCGGCCCATACCGGAAAGTCAGCCGTGGAGTTTCCGGCATAGGCAAAACGGCGAGTCCCGTACCGCTCAACTAAGAGGGCCACTTTACGCACCCCCTTCAGATTCACGGAGCAGTCACTCCCAAAGACTCGCTCATCGAACAAACCGAGGTGGGTCGCTACCGCCCGAGCGAAACTCTCGTGGCTGGCCGTAGCGAGTATCAACTCTCGCCCGGATCGGCGTTCCTCTGAGAGAAACTCGACTAAGTCCTGGTCATAAGGCAAGGTGCTGGCATCGAGCGTCACCCGTCTGGCAATCTCATGTTTTAGGTAGGCTTTGCCTTTGATGAGCCACAAGGGGAGCAGAACAACGAGAAGTGGATTCTGCTTGAGCAACACGAGAAGTGATTCCCAAAGCAGATCCGTCTTGATGAGGGTGCCATCAAGATCGACGCAGAGCGGAGGTTTTGCCTGCACATCCTTCCCCATAAGCAGCAGGCAGGATTCTATCGGCTGGGGGACGGTCACGCAAGAACTCGCAAGAATCGTGCGGGTGGGAACCCTGAGGAGATGGACAAGGGAAGGTCGTGCAATGGGCCGGACGGATCAAGGACAGGCAGGAACCCTCTCCGACCCGCCGCCCCCTCGTTAGGATGCGGCGAACGCTTTTTTCAACAAGGGCTCGACTTCGCCCTTGGCTTCCATCGGATCCAAAATATCGGTGTCCCCGTAAAACTGTCCGTCGATGAACACCTTCGGCAAGGTCGGCCAATTGGTCAACCGGGTCAAGGCTTCGCGCTTGGCCGGCTGAGACAGCACATCGATGAGTTCGTAGGGATACCCGTATTTCTCAAAAAAATGCATGGTCTCCCGGGTAAACCCGCACATCGGCATGGCCTTGGTCCCCTTGCCGTAAATCAATATCTTGTTCGCCCTAATTTCTCGTTGAATCTCTTCCTCAATCGGGTCAGCCATCTGTCCCTCCCTACTTGTTCACTTCATCCGGTGTTGTAGCGGTAATCTCTAGCGCATGAATACGCCCGTCTTTCATGGGAGCAGCGAGCGCGTGATACACCATCCGATGCCGGTCCAGAAGATTCTTCTCAGCAAAACCCGCCGACGTCACCCGCACGATCAAGTGGTCCTGTGTCCCAGTCTTATCGATCACGGTCACGGCAGCGTCAGGAAATATCTGACGGATGTATGTCGTCACGGCCTCTGCAGTAATCATCGTGTCCGAGAATAGCGCATCCGGGAAGACGAAGGCAATCGTGACTGCAAGTGGTGCAAACCGCTGCGACACCCCGCACGACGGCAGATGGTAATTTGGCCGGAGGGCCGCTACACTACCGGTTGGTGTAGGCGGTTTCCTGACGCTCATGTACGTAGAATGAAAGGAGCCTTTCCATGATCCGAACGGTTTCACACCATCCCCGTCCGCTGGTTCGAATGATCCTGTGCGCCCTCCTGATTGCCCTTGCCTGCCAGGCGACCGTCTCGGTTCGACCGGCCTCTGCCGCCGGCTCAGGCTCGGAAGCGATCCAGGGCCTGGGAAGCTACTTCCTGACCTTACCGTACGGCGGCATCAAGATGGCCGTAGCCATGTTGGGCGCGGTCGCCGGGGCTATGGGCTTCATTTTTACCGGAGGGGACAAAGCGACGGCCGATAAAATCTGGGCGCCCGCCATGGGAGGGGAATACGTCATCACCCCGGAACACATCCGCGGGGACAAGGATCTACATTTCTTCGGACAAGCCCATAGCAAGTAAGACCTGCCGGCACCAGGGCGCGCCTCCCTTCATACACGACTACCGGCGTTCCTCATACAACACCCCCGCCTACCGACCACGTTCGCCGGTGGTGCATTTCATCAGGCCTGGTGGATCCCAACCACCAGGCCTGAACCAACCAGGCGCGTCATCCAGCTAACTATCTGAAATCACAAGACTCTCCTGCCTCACCTCGGAGGCACACCTGTTGCTGTACCTCACTGGCAAACAGTGACAACCACCGACACCATCAAGGAGGGCATCATGGAAGACTTCAAATCAGGCTTCTTCATGAGTGAAACCGCTTGCAATGGCCGAGTGCTCATCGTCGATGACGAACCGGACATCCGGAAAGTCGTTCGCATGACCCTCCAGAAAGCCGGCTATGAGGTGCTTGAGGCGGAGAACGGAGAAAAGGCTATCGAGGTGATCAATACCGGAGAAAACCGGCTGCTGCTTGACGTCTTGATCTGCGACATTCGCATGCCGAAAATCAACGGGGTTGAAGCCATTGCCTATTTCCAACAGGAATGGCCGCGAGTCCCGATCATCGTCCTGACCGGGTTCCCCGACACCGACATGGCCACCTCGTTCCTTCGCAGCGGCGTGGTCGATTATCTGGTGAAACCGGTGGAAGGGGAAAAGCTGCGCACAGCAGTAGCCAGAGCCATGGAGCAACGTGAGCTGGCCCAACTGTAGCCGTTGACCATGTCGCCGGATGCCTCGTACGAGCAGCGTCGGGGAGGTCGGGATGACCTCCCCGACGGCATCAGACGCCGGGACATGGTTACCCACGCTGTGCACCTTGGCTCTCACATGGAACCCAGACATGACACCACATGCCACGAGGATTGCCATCATCGGAGCAGGCAAAGGCGGGATGGCCCTCCTAGATCTCCTTCATCAAATTCCCGACGTCGAGATCGTCGGAATCACGGACAAGGACCCCGCGGCTCCCGGCCTTCAGCGCGCACGGGACCTCCATGTGCTCGTGGAACCGCACGTGTCCGACCTCATCCAGAACGAACAGGTCGGTCTGATCATGGATGTGACCGGCGATCCGTCCATGAATGCCATGATTCAGGCCATGAAACGCCCGGACGCCGAGGTCTTGAGCGGAGCCGCCACGCGACTGCTCTGGAAACTCGTTCAGCATCAATCAACACTTGAGGCCGAACTGTTCCAGGCCGACAAACTGGCCGGTCTGGGGTCGTTTGCGGCCGGCATCGCACACGACATCAACAACCCCCTGCAGTTGATTCTCGGCCTTGCGGAAAATCTCGTGGATGAACAAGACCTCGCTGTCGTACACGAGCAGGCCCGCGACATCACCGAGGCCGTCAAACGCACCAGCGCTATCTGCCGAGACCTGACTCGATATGCCAGGCGCAATGGCGCCGTCGAAGACGTGATGGTCAACCTCAACACCAAATTGGACGAGGCCTTGAGAATTGCCCGGTATGCCGTCACGCTACAGGATGTCACCGTCGTGAAACACTACGACGACGAGGCGACTGTGAAGGGAAATCCCGATGAATTGCTGCACGTCTTCGTCAATCTGATCACGAACGGCGTTCAGGCCATCCAGGTCCACGGCACATTGACCCTCGAAACGAAGGTCGGCCCGGACGGCACGGTCAGCGTCTCCGTAAG
It encodes the following:
- a CDS encoding BolA/IbaG family iron-sulfur metabolism protein, which gives rise to MITAEAVTTYIRQIFPDAAVTVIDKTGTQDHLIVRVTSAGFAEKNLLDRHRMVYHALAAPMKDGRIHALEITATTPDEVNK
- a CDS encoding response regulator, giving the protein MEDFKSGFFMSETACNGRVLIVDDEPDIRKVVRMTLQKAGYEVLEAENGEKAIEVINTGENRLLLDVLICDIRMPKINGVEAIAYFQQEWPRVPIIVLTGFPDTDMATSFLRSGVVDYLVKPVEGEKLRTAVARAMEQRELAQL
- a CDS encoding glutaredoxin; protein product: MADPIEEEIQREIRANKILIYGKGTKAMPMCGFTRETMHFFEKYGYPYELIDVLSQPAKREALTRLTNWPTLPKVFIDGQFYGDTDILDPMEAKGEVEPLLKKAFAAS
- a CDS encoding 2'-deoxycytidine 5'-triphosphate deaminase, which produces MKRARASKGILPYQDIVQLIGSGAITSEAPIENRQIQPASLDLRLGKKAYRLISSFLPELSAISSRLNVLDFYQSDLVMYEMDLSQGAILEKGHVYLVPLLEQLELPATLRARANPKSTTGRLDVFTRVVTDLNAGFDEIRAGYRGPLYLEVVPRSFAIKVRTGDSLNQIRFVRGDATVSDAALQKLHTTDPLLYRNASPPKALPQQEFRTERGLFLRIDLTGSAHDDAVIGYRAKKNSHVIDLAKIGHYAALDFWEPLKRHRHDSLLLEPEEFYILASKERIRVPPGYAAEMVAYEAACGELRTHYAGFFDPGFGYGDGKMRGTQVVLEVRPHDVPFLIHDGQTFFKVVYDQMLAMPTEVYGTALGSSYQRQALTLSKHFKA
- a CDS encoding TIGR04282 family arsenosugar biosynthesis glycosyltransferase, whose product is MRVRPTERQQPASTALVIFAKAPIPGQVKTRLCPALTEDEAATLHGSFVLDTLERTKAAMGKFKLQIDRYLACAPSSSHAFFRIMEARHGVTLLDQEGEDLGARMQQAFDTLFARGYRHVCVVGTDVPSLPLTHYRDAVASLTRHDLVLGPAQDGGYYLIGMTRPHPHLFRDMPWSTDQVLALTQQKATAEGLNIAQLPTWSDVDTIDDLQQMIEDCAADKTRPKQDRVYSMRTTDALELLAKRLRTRQT
- a CDS encoding TIGR04283 family arsenosugar biosynthesis glycosyltransferase, which gives rise to MVPRGAGDHALASCPMTIAVIIPVLNEARCIGQTLAHTVRLGFDELVIVDGGSVDTTCAIVESFAGLDPFATEHISPQSATRVRLLTAPPGRARQLNAGAAASRCDVLLFLHADTQLPANARQTVSTALSDQARIGGRFNVRFDSPCLMAQVIATLMNLRSRLSGIATGDQAIFVRRDVFERIGRFADIPLMEDIEFTGRLHRAGPVVPLSETVVTAFRRWEHNGPLRTILLMWTLRFLYWIGISPHRLQHFYGMVR
- a CDS encoding SDR family oxidoreductase — its product is MPNHVALITGGAKGIGRAIALDLAGQGWSVAICYRTSAAAAQETSAAIVARGGQALAVQCDVSDPQAAQQLVAHVETQWGRIDALINGAGPYHRVNLFDETAAGWREMFDGNLHPIFYLGQAVAPGMKARKFGRIINFSMANADQMVAQPEVTGHYIAKAGVLILTRTLAKLLAPYGITVNAISPGFIDSGSAPPEELAGVVKRIPAGYVGSVKDTVGAVRYLLSEEARYVNGANLHLSGAWGI
- a CDS encoding UbiA family prenyltransferase — protein: MGKDVQAKPPLCVDLDGTLIKTDLLWESLLVLLKQNPLLVVLLPLWLIKGKAYLKHEIARRVTLDASTLPYDQDLVEFLSEERRSGRELILATASHESFARAVATHLGLFDERVFGSDCSVNLKGVRKVALLVERYGTRRFAYAGNSTADFPVWAEASEAIVVNASAAVESRARTLTTVSRVFNSPAKWAKSVAKALRVHQWAKNVLVFVPVLASHQLINGRLMLQAGLAFLAFSLCASSVYIINDCLDLESDRRHPRKRNRPFASGSLSIPFGLTLAAVCLVGGVLLAVALPPLFLLVLAGYLVLTTGYSFYLKQFVLLDVIVLAQLYTVRVYGGGAATGVAPSHWLLTFSLFLFLSLALVKRFTELRLMSQTEGKGLHGRGYWVTDLEHVSSIGTASGLLAVLVLALYISSKEVLLLYTHADVLWLVCPVMLYWISRVWMLAYRSQMDDDPVVFAVKDPKSYAMAAIIAAILFFAK